From the genome of Stigmatopora nigra isolate UIUO_SnigA chromosome 2, RoL_Snig_1.1, whole genome shotgun sequence:
CATCATGTTAATTTTCCTATATTTATCAAGCCTTTCAGGGACAATGCTCTCACCTGTGGACAGCTATTTAAACATTATAAAGCAAGTgattatttttgatcatttaaatatttttttgcgcaCAAGACTTTGAACCTTTCATAATGCAAGTGACtgttttcagtcattttaaatagttaaatataatatatataacttatatatttaaataggtTTTTCACAGACCTTATATAAGACATGAAAACAtaacatgaaaaatataaaacattgcCATGATACCAGAATACAATGTGTAAAGATTTTATTCATTCCAATGTAGACACGAGCTATCGCCAATACAAAAGATAGTAATAAACAATTACACAAAAGGCAGGCATTATGTGTGATCCACAGATATGAATTAATGGCATAAAACTCTTGAGGTATCAGTGCTGATCTGGCAAGGACTCTCCTCTTTTTGCAAaacttaagcaaaaaaaatcaaacacctAATCCATCTGTTGCTGATGCTTTTTCACTAACAATTGCAAGACATATTTCAAGACCAATTTAAGCACCCCTGAATGATTACAAATACCAGAGTGGACATGACAGCAAATAAGAATTGTCACTGTATTCATCCCATAATTGTTAAAAATGCAGCTTTACTTGACCTCATTCCATTTAAAGTTAAGACACTTGTGTGTTTTGCTTTAATAACATTGATGTAATTATGTGCAACCAGGTTTAAAATAGTCACGTAGCAAAGTATTCAAGTCGTCAAAACCATAATTTCTCAGTTTGCATTATATTCAGATctcatgaaaaataatttaaatgacatGCAATTGAAATTTGATGTACTTATGCTTGATATGCAACTGTCATTAAACCTAcagtaaatgaaaaacaaaactaaatagACAAATATAAAACAAGAACTAGTTCATCCATATAGCAAGTAGATTTGGTTGGTTTGGTCCTGAGAGAAAGTACAAAGATATTTTTATTGGCACCTTATAGTATCCATATGCTTACCAACACATTGTAAACACTTTGACGTTGATAGAGCGATTTTGTTGTTTCCGtggcaagaaaaacaaatacttttaaccaaaaaaataaaataaaataacaccaATGTGCTTCATAATACTGTACTCAAGACCAGACTATCCACAACCATGACTAGACTTGGTGAATGTAAATGTTGGATGGCACAAACAAAACTGGTTCCAAATATCATGCTTTGTTTGGTACATTTAAACTTCAATAGTGTGGAATTCAATTGAATATTAAGGCTAGGTCGTATTTGGTCTCTGAATATTAATTCCAACATTGGGATTTCCACATTGAATAGAAATTTTAAGAAATGATAAATGATAAAGCAAAAGCTCAGCATATCGAAAACACAAGACAACCTAGTACTTTTGCACTGAGCAACAGTGACCTCATTCCTAAGACAGAAGAACAATGTCAACATTATCGTGTACACCCTGCAGAAGCAATTCGCCCTCGAACTGGACAATTTTCTGCTTCTTGGCAGCCCTCAAGGTGCCCACCAAAGCCTCAAAAATGTTGGCACAGCGGTCGTCTTTGAACAGGACTCCAAACTTTACAGTTGTTTGACCTTCAGCATctgtaatacatttaaatatattttttcgaTCTGTTCCCAGATAAAATTGAATTGCACAATAATTCAAAGAACTTTAGGTCTGTGTATAGTTATTTGGCTATTTTCCAGTGCTAGAATTAATCAGccttaaaaataacatgaaaccTCTACATTTATGGTTGAATTGGACTTGTGTAATGAACTGGCTTCTCTCTAAGAAAATgacctatatatagtgtaacgCTACAATGCACAATAAGAGACTGGACTCACTTTTGCTGCCAAGTCGTTCGATCTCCCCCACCAGCAAATTGACTTCATGAGCGACATTCATTGCTGCTGCAACATAAGAAATCAAATAAAGGAGAAATGTTATAATTCAGAATATTTATTGGTGGCCGTACCCACCGGCACCCCCGCGTGCAAACCCACCACACAACCCTAACCAGCAAACCCCTAACCCTCTATACAGGGTTAGAgattatggtttagggttagggctagagTTAGGGCTATTAGGGCTAGGGTTATGAACATTCATAGTATTATTATATgaatactatatattatatatatataaccctaTACATCATGATTTGAATTATATGTATTATAtcatatacaaaaataattcatgGTAGTCTAATTAATTATTAGACGAAcaaatttaatgttttatgtttttaaaacacTATTATCCGAAATATTaacaatatttaacaaaaaccGTGCATTGCATGCCAACAAGCTACAACATGAAAGGGCGGATTATAACCAATGCGGAAGTGGCTATCGACTAGCCACATCCCGGCAAaggtttttttccaattaactCAATGCTCTACAAGCAAAACTATGAAATCGGTTTCATTAAATTACATAGATAAGCAATCTCCGATGACAAAACAATATTAAAGACGactttaaaacacacaaacaataaGAACAGTTACCGGCGATCTGCTTGTTACAATCGGAGggtggagtccctgactcctgACTGTTTCAATTGATTTAATGTAACTTGTctacaataattttaaaattcaattcataAATATTACTCATGCATCAGATCTTTTCGGACTAGTCTAAAATTTCTTAccttaatttattattatggtCGCCTCTTCGACGATGTGGTACTGGCTGCGTCCTATTAAACTGTGATACGTTTGGGGTAATCGTAAATtctatatatttgaaaatagcAGAGACAAATTGGATCTATTATAAAATTTGCAATACATAATGTATTTATACAATAAACGTCTTAAattgctgtttttctttttaaatatcagTTAATCTTCCGTACATTCCCAAATATCCCGAAGTTTACAAACTCACCTCACTAAGGCGTCACATCTCGTGATACATTGGTACTCTTGATTACttttatactattatatatTCCCCTC
Proteins encoded in this window:
- the abracl gene encoding costars family protein ABRACL; translated protein: MNVAHEVNLLVGEIERLGSKNAEGQTTVKFGVLFKDDRCANIFEALVGTLRAAKKQKIVQFEGELLLQGVHDNVDIVLLS